Proteins found in one Triticum urartu cultivar G1812 chromosome 4, Tu2.1, whole genome shotgun sequence genomic segment:
- the LOC125552417 gene encoding GTP-binding protein At2g22870-like, whose protein sequence is MLLRPRPFLLQALTPLPFSRGPLAVRRTLSAHAAAAGDAPRGDAPAPARTRHKNSRKAEPPRLPADTALFFPPGIDRDAAVAAEMLIPGSNIVVGPYAGDARVKEAEFIGCSAHARDCPKDDRPEFAVLGRSNVGKSSLINTLTRRKEVALTSKKPGKTQTINHHLINKSWYLVDLPGYGFAAASKTARTDWSSFTKGYFLNRDTLVGVLLLVDASVPTQQIDLDCANWLGRNNVGLTFVFTKCDKVKKGKGGRPDENIKVFLENIGSLYPKPPPWIMTSSTTGLGRDGLLLHMSQLRNYWDNEAT, encoded by the exons atgcttctccgaCCCCGCCCCTTCCTCCTGCAGGCCCTCACGCCTCTTCCCTTCTCCCGCGGCCCCCTCGCGGTCCGCCGCACGCTCTCGGCGCACGCCGCGGCAGCTGGGGACGCCCCCCGCGGCGATGCTCCCGCGCCGGCGCGAACCCGCCACAAGAACTCCCGGAAGGCCGAGCCGCCTAGGTTGCCCGCGGATACGGCGCTGTTTTTCCCGCCGGGGATAGACCGGGACGCGGCTGTGGCGGCGGAGATGTTGATTCCGGGGTCGAACATCGTGGTGGGGCCGTACGCCGGGGACGCGAGGGTAAAGGAGGCTGAGTTCATCGGGTGCAGCGCGCACGCCCGGGACTGCCCCAAGGACGACCGTCCCGAGTTCGCCGTCCTCGGCCGCTCCAACGTCGGCAAGTCCTCTCTCATCAATACACTCACTCGACGCAAGGAAGTCGCACTCACCTCCAAGAAACCTG GGAAGACTCAAACAATTAACCACCATTTGATCAACAAGAGTTGGTACCTTGTGGATTTGCCTGGTTATGG GTTTGCAGCTGCGTCCAAGACAGCTCGAACGGATTGGTCTTCATTTACCAAGGGGTATTTCTTGAACAGGGACACTTTGGTCGGTGTACTGCTCCTTGTTGATGCTAGTGTTCCAACTCAGCAAATTGACCTTGACTGTGCTAACTGGCTTGGTCGTAACAAT GTCGGGCTAACCTTTGTCTTCACCAAGTGCGACAAAGTAAAGAAAGGCAAAGGGGGTCGGCCTGATGAGAACATCAAAGTATTCCTGGAGAACATCGGTTCGCTCTATCCAAAGCCTCCTCCATGGATCATGACGAGCAGCACCACAGGACTAGGCCGCGACGGGCTGCTCCTCCATATGTCGCAGCTGAGGAACTACTGGGACAATGAGGCGACCTAG